The Pseudomonas bijieensis DNA window ATTCATCTGGGACACCATGCCCCTGCGCGACTTGGACGGTAACGTGACGTCCGTCGATGGCTGGTCGGTGATCTTCACCCTGACGGCCGATCGTCATCCAAACGACCCGCAGTACCTCGACGAGGACGGTAACTACGACATCCTCCGCGATTGGAACGATCGTCACGGTCGAGCAAAGATGTACTACTGGTTTTCTCGTACCGGCAAGAACTGGGAATTCGGTGGCCGTGTGATGGCCGAAGGCGTTTCGCCGACCGCTCGCGAATGGGCCGGTACGCCGATCCTGTTGAACGACCGAGGCGAAGTGGACCTGTATTACACCGCCGTCACTCCGGGCGCGACCATCGTCAAGGTGCGCGGTCGGGTGGTGACCACTGAACACGGTGTCAGCATGGTCGGCTTCGAGAAGGTCAAGCCGCTGTTCGAGGCCGACGGCAACATGTACCAGACCGAAGCACAAAACGCTTTCTGGGGTTTCCGCGACCCATGGCCTTTCCGCGACCCGAAAGATGGCAAGCTGTACATGCTGTTCGAGGGCAACGTGGCCGGTGAGCGCGGCTCGCACAAAGTGGGAGAGGCAGAAATCGGCGATGTGCCGCCAGGTTATGAAGATGTCGGCAACTCGCGCTACCAGACCGCCTGTGTCGGCATCGCCGTGGCCCGCGACGCGGACGGTGACGACTGGGAAATGTTGCCGCCACTGCTGACCGCCGTGGGCGTAAACGACCAGACCGAACGCCCGCACTTCGTGTTCCAGGATGGCAAGTACTACCTGTTCACGATCAGCCATACCTTCACCTATGCCGACGGTGTAACCGGGCCGGACGGCGTGTACGGTTTCGTCGCGGACTCGCTCTTCGGCCCTTACGTGCCGCTGAACGGATCCGGCCTGGTGCTGGGCAACCCGTCCTCCCAGCCATTCCAGACCTACTCGCACTATGTAATGCCAAACGGCCTGGTGACCTCCTTCATCGACAGCGTACCGACCGACGAAACCGGCACGCAGATTCGTGTGGGCGGCACTGAAGCACCCACGGTGGGCATGAAAATCAAAGGGCAGCAGACCTTCGTAGTGGCCGAGTACGACTACGGCTACATCCCGCCGATGCTCGACGTCACACTCAAGTAATAGCGACGCAGGGGGTTCAGGTAGCGGGTTTGAGGTCGATGACAAAACCGTCGTGGATATGATCGAGATATCCCGCCTGATTCATTGCGATGTTGCTCGCAAGCCCCACTGAATAACGAGTCGTAACCCTCTTCGCGACTGGCTGCAAGGATGCAGTCGGTTGCGAATGCATTTCCCCGCGACGTATGTACACAAGCTCCTCTGTGGGAGCGAACTTGCTCGCGATAGCGGTGCATCAGCCACATTCCGGCCCGCTGTTTATCGTGACTCCACGAGACTAGCCACGACCGACATCGCCTTGCGCCATTGCCTACAACTACGCCAGAATCCGCCGGCTTGTGCGTCTTGGAGGGCGTCGGTAGTTTGAGTCCTGTCACTGAGCATCAGTGATCGGGTTTAGTCGCCCGTCTCAACCTAAGGCGTACCAAGTCCCGTCGGACAGGCTGTGCTGTTCCTGTATTGATGGTGGCTGTGCGCAGGGCGCCCCCGGGCGCGCCGGGATTCTTAGGTTCACCGGTCGACTAACCTGCGCACAGCTGCCGCCCTCTCGTTTAGTCGCGAGGTGGTTGCAGCATCACTTAAGGAACCTAAGTCGATGGCAAAAATTACACCGAACCCTCCGACCACAGATGAGCATGTGTCTCGCGCTCAGTCTGCTCGTAACAATAAGCTTGATGATGCTGCCAACCGGGCGTTGGATTACTACCTGAAGCCTACGCCGAAGAGCGAAACGTCTGACAAACCCAACACCATCTTCCGTATCGCACCGGATGTTGATTCGGAATGCCTGCTTGCCAATCTCAGTGAAAACCTGGCTTCGGCGAATGCCATGATCAGTGATTTGGCGTTTGGTCTTGAGGGATCACGACGGCATTTTGCGTTGGGGATCTTGCAGGTAATTGAGGTGAGTGAGCTGTTGGCGAATCGGGCTTTGGATATTGTTGAGGTGAGGTAACAAGGGGCCGCGCTTACCCCGGATTGTGAAAAAAAGGTCTTGCATGGCAAGGCCTTTTTTGTGGCCGTTCGCCCGGCAGCGGCCAGCCACGAAACATGATTGATTGTGATGATGACACTCAATTTTTCGCTCAACATTTCGCCCAGCAGGTCGTTAGCCTTCTGTCCTCTCTTATCAAGGAAGTAGCCGTGTCCGAAAATGTTTACGCACCGCCTTTGGCTCAACTGGAGACCATCGCTGAACAGCCATCCGAGTTTTATGTGGTGTCGCCAGCAAAGCTTCTGACACTGGCGATTCTGACGTTTGGCTTCTATTTCTATTACTGGTCATACAAAAACTGGAGCCTCTACAAGCAATCTACCCAGGCCGATATCTGGCCGTGGGCCCGCGGCCTGCTATGCATATTTTTCATTCACCAACTGTATCGCCGAGCGAATGAGAAAATTCGCAGCAGTGGTCGTACATTTGAGTGGGATTATGAACAGTGGGCAACCGTATTCGTTGTGCTGACGGTCGGTGCCAATCTGTTGGATGCAGTGGCGAAGCGCGTCGATGGCTTTGCATTCCTGGCCGGTTGGTTACTGCTGGCGATTCCACTGCGGGCCTATGTGGTGAGCCGGAGTCAACCGATGATCAACTTCGCCGCCAATGATCCTCAAGCGTCGAGCAATTCGCGTTTCACCGCATGGAATTACCTCTTCATGGTGGCTGGAGTTTTGCTCTGGGCTCTGACATTGCTTGGTGCCTGGACCCTTTATCGTTGAACCGAATGAAGATGGAGGCGACTCAGGCGAAGGTGGTTTGTTTGAATACGGGTGAGGCGACGCGGTGTTTATTGGGGTGGGCGGGATTTAGGAGGGGCTGACGTCGCCTTGCGCCATTGCCTACAACTACGCCAGAATCCGCCGGCTTGTGCGTCTTGGGGCCCCTCGGTAGTTTGAATCCGTCACTGCTCATCAGTGATCGGGTTTCGCAGCCCGGACTCTATAGGCGCACAACGTCACCTTCGAAAGCAGATCGCCCATGTCTGTGATTTCGTCAGAGGTGGCTGTGCGTGGGAGACCTTCGGGTCTGCCGGTCCCTAGAGTCCCGGTCTGCGAACCCGCGTACAGCTGCCACCCCAACTTCGTTTCGCAGCGAATGGTGGCAGCTCCAACAGACTCTAGGAGCTTTACCATGGTCAAAATTACACCGAACCCGCCAGCTACCGACGAAACCGTGTCCCGCGTTCAGTCGGCTCGTAACAAGAAACTTGATGCTGCGGCCAACCGAGCGTTGGATTTCTATCTGAAGCCTACGCCGAAGAAAGAAACGTCTGACAATCCCAACAGCATCTTTCGTATCGCGCCTGATGTTGATTCGGAATGTTTGCTCGCCAGTCTCAGTGAAAAACTGGCTGCAGCCAATGCCATGATCAGTGATTTGGCGTTTGATCTTGAGGGATCGCGAAGGCGTGTTGCGATGGGGATTTTGCAGGTGATTGAGGTGAGTGAACTGTTGGCTAATCGGGCTTTGGATATTGTTGAGGTGAGATAGGGCGGGGCGTTGGCTGCCTTTCTGGCGAAAAAAGGTCTTGCTTGGCAAGACCTTTCATATAAAAAGCTCCGAAACGACGAATGCCCAAATTGTCCAACAACCTGTTGGATAATTGTCCAATCAGCAGGGCATCAGCGGGGGCGGTACTCGGCAAGCCGACTCTCAAAGTACTGTGCCGTTTCCTGATCAGTACAGTACAGGTAGCACCCTTTCATTCCACGGGTCATCAGTGTTCGGTACGTGTTTTTGATGATCAGGTCCGTCTCTTTCTGCGCGAAATCAGGTTGCTCTTTCATCAGTTTCTTCCAGCCACGAATCGATTTGTCGTGCTTGTCACGCTTGTGCGGCGATGTCAGCACTTTCCCATCACGGACGATCAAATCCGGGCCGATGATCACCCCTATATAGTCAACTTCCAGCCCTTGGCAGGTATGAATGCAACCAACCTGTTCGATGGAGTTTTCCGCGATGATCCACAAACTGCCGTCCTGATCCAGGTTCCATTGGCGCGCATAGTCATCGCCGATCACGATATCGGAAGCCTTGGAGTCTTTTTTGCTGAGCCAAGGCCAGCAGTAACCCGCGACTACGCGAGCTTTGTTTCCGTGGTTTTTCTGCTCAATGGCCGCGTGCATTGCCTGCGGAGTGTTGAACACTTTAAATTCGTACTCGCTAGTATCGAGTAGCTGATTGGCGGTCAGTCGAATAGCCAATACGTCATCCAGCCACGCTAGATAACCATCAGACCCGCTGCAACGAAACTGAGAGGACAGTGTGTATTCCTCCACGGTTGCGCCTTTGGATTTCGCAAAGGTACGAATAGCCTGTTTGCTGCCAATGTCGCTCAAGGTCACGCGCTGATCTTCGTCGATGAAGAAAATCGAGCATTTCGAAGAGTTGATCAGTTCCTTAATTTGGTTCTCGCCCAGGTTTCCATACAGACCGCTTTTTTCATTGAGCCGGTGAGCTTCGTCAACGATCAGAGCGTCGAACGTGTTGGGCTCAGTTTCAATAAACGCACCCGAGCCAGAAAAGAAATTGGAAAAATGGCTGCGTTTGATCGTACCAACGAGCTTGCTTTCATACACCTTGCGAGGCGCTGCGTTTTTCGAGACGTATTTGCTAAGCAGCTTTAACGCGGTGAGTCTTACCAGCAAGTTGATCGCCAGAACGGTTTTTCCGGTCCCTGGACCGCCCTCAATGATCAGTACCTTTGGCGCTGCTATAGACGCTTCACCTGCCGCAACAAGTGCTGACTCGAAGACTTCTTTCTGGTCATCGATCAACACAAACTCAGGTTTGCCATCCATGAGCCCGGTAAGCGCTTCGGCTAGTGCTTTGGATGGCCGAATTTTTCCGTTGGAGAGTTCGTAAAGCACCTCTTTGTTGTCACCGTGAGTGATGTGCTTTTTCAGGAAACTTCGTAGTTTCGTCAGTTCCTCAGGGCCTTTGAGGAACAACGGAGCTTTACTGGTATGGGCTTGGTAGTGAGCGGAGTCGATGACGCCATCGCTGACATAGTTATGCAGATAGGCACAGGGGCGAATTTCGATGCTTTTGTCGTAGACCGCTTCGTTGAAGCCTTCTAACAGTGCCGCGTATGACCATACCTGATAGGACGGGTGAATGGTTTCAACGAGACCGCCACCTAAGGCAGTTTTGACAATTGCGTCCTTGGTGGTTGCGCTCGCCTTGCTCCATTGCTTCAGCTCGATCAATACGGCTTTTTTGGCTTGGTTCTCATCACGACCTGTGAGCAAAAAGTCGATACGCTTCGAGGACTGAGGGATGTGCAGCTCAATAGCCAGGCCAGCATTGCTAGGCAGGTCATCATCTCGAAGCACCTTGGCCATGTAGGTCAAGGATCCCTGCCACGACCTGATCTCTGATACGCCCACCTTCTTACCGGTGGCCTCTTTGAAGTGCCGCAGGATCACTTCTTCAATGTCGTCGTTATCATTGTCTTTCAGGAATTGCTGTTTGGTCGCCGCGTAAACGATCACAAGAGATCCTTAGAGCACTGAAGGTCAGAGTTGGTCGTACTTTTTGCTGGTGCTTTTGGCTTTGTCGACGGGGTATTTCTGGCCGTTCAGAGCAAGCTTGCTTGTAACCGCTTCGTTGAGATCGACGCCAAGCACGCTACTCAGGCGAACCAAGTACATGAGTACGTCGGCTAACTCGTCCCTCACTGATTGGGCGGTCGTCGGATGGTTAGCAGCAGCCAGTGAATCGGCTTCGCTCATCCACTGGAAAACTTCGCAAAGCTCACCCACCTCGCCTGTCAGCGCTAGCAGAAGGTTTTTGGGCGAGTGGAATTGATGCCAGTCGCGATCATCTGCAAAGCGCTGGAGCGAAGCTGCAAGATTTTCCACGTCGATTAATTGTTTGGATGTGCCATCTGCCTTGCTCACAGATTTGCCTCTTGTTTGCCGACAGAAACGTGACCAACAGCCACGTCAGAAATTTAGGGATGGATTGTAAGAGTTTTCTTTTGGGGTAGTGGGCTTTTCACTGACCCTTCGACAGTAGATCCAGCTCAGGCTTTGTTTTTGGCTGCTTGATAGCGATCCTTGACCTCTGCAACGCTTAGCCATTTGCGGCGTGAATGCACCACACGATGACAATTGGCACATAACAATGCGAGGTCCGCGAGCTTGGTTTTATCGCCAGGTTGGAGCGTATGCAGTGGCTTAGTGTGGTGCACATCGATAACGCCATCGACGTCTGGGCCGTATGTTTTGCTGAAGTTGAAGCCACAGGCTTCGCACTGGAGAACACCGTGGTTCTTGAGGGCTTCGTCCTTTTTTCGTTTGACGAGTTTTTTGTCCCTTTCCCGTACACGGTGTACGTGGGTTAACACTTTTCCTTCCTCTGCTTCGAAGAAGCCCGGCTCTTCCTCCGCGCTTAGATCTATTGGCGTAGCAGAAGAAGTGGTTCCGACGTTCGCCTTGATGGCGGCTACGACTTCGGCTAGACGCTCGGGGTTATCCGCGAATTCCAGCCATACCAACTCCTCGTCTTTATTGCCTTTTGCAAGACCTGTGCGACCAGTGTTGGTATAGCTCGGATCCCAACGACGGAAATTGTTGAGCTTCATGCAGACACCATTGGTGTTACGAAAACTCTGGTTCTTGCTCGCACCGGTGGCGTTGCCAATGAGATTGAGGCTCTGTGATAGGGCTCGGACTTCTGGATGGTTAACGCCAGGTAAGCCATTGCGGTAAAGCAGGTACAGGTTCAGAGCTAGGACGAGTTCGTCACGGCTCCAAGGCGGATTGGATTGATTGCTGGTAGGTGAAGAGGACATGGCGGGGGCTATCCGTAGGTTTCCCGTTTCGCTGTAGGACGCAGCGCAATATGTCGTCAGAATATTCTCTTCTGATGGCGTTTGGGAATCATACGAGGTTCGATGGGCTTCGCTGTCGAGCACAGGGGATGCTCACGCGCAGCGTTGTTTGGCCATCAGGCGGAATTTTGCATGGGGATGGGATAAATTCAGACATTAAAAAGCCGGCTTATGGCCGGCTTCTCGTTGACTAACTCAGTTCGTTTTTGACAAACCTCACCAGCCTTCAAAACGTACATCCGGCTCTTGCGGCCGGCTGTGGGACTTGGTCAGAAAGTGATCTGCCTTGTCGGTGCGAGGCGTGGGCTCGCAAATGTGGGGCGGAGGATACGCGGGTTTGGTTCAGAATCCCAGTGGTAAGTGGTGTGGAATCATTGGGTTATCGGTGATTCAGGGGGAAAGCAGGGGGCTGCTGCGCAGCCCAGCGGGAGCAAGCTCCCTCGCCACAAAAGCTTCTGCCACAGCCTCTGCCGCAGCTCCTGCCACAATTCCCGCCACGGTTTCTGGTCTTGGGTGGGTCAATCGAATACCGGCGGTCTCTGTTTGTTGAGGGTGGACCACCAGAACACCCAGCCGATCACGTGGATGTGTTGCGCGTCGATTTGTTCAGCACTGAACACCTCATCAGGATACGCAGCGCTGTTGTGGCTGCGCAGGCGCAGTCGGTTGCCGGGAATTCGGTGCAGGTATTTGATACGCAGCATCCCATCATGCTCAAGCGCATAGATCTGGCCATCAACGATTTGCGTCAGGCCGCGGTCGATGGCGAGGGTGGAGCCGTCTTCGATGCGTTCGGCCATGCTGTCGCCGACCATGGTGATGCAGATGGCGTCGCTGGGGTCGATTTCCAGGGATTCGAGGTGGCTGCGGGGCAGGCGGATGGATTGGTCGGGGACTTCGACGATGTGGGTTTTGGTTTCGCCGGGGGCGATGGGGACTTCCTTGTAGAAAGGCAGTTCGATGTCCGTGGGTTCCACCACGCTGTAGACGCCGTCGTTTTCGGCCGCCTCATAGGTGGTGCCGGGGCCGAGGCCCAATGGGGTCTGCGGGCCTTCGCCGTGGGCGAGCCACTCCGGGCTGACCGTCAGCAGGCTGGCGATGGAGTGGATGCGCCCGGGCGGGATGCCACGGTTGAACCAGTTGTTCACGTGCTGGGATTTCACGCCGTATAACTTCGCGAAGTCGGCGGAACGGATATGGGCTTCTTTTAGAAGGGCTCTGAAGCGGTCGCCACTGGAGATCTTTTTCATAAACGGAAAGTTTAGGGGCGACTGTGTTTTCGGCAATAAACATGTCGTTCAAATATATAAGACGATCTTTCCGTTTGCAGGATCTGAAAGGGGCGGGCTAAACGCTGTTAAACAGTATTAATACAAGTTGGTATTAAGCGCCATTAAGGCATAAAAAAACCCCGGTGCAAACCGGGGTTCTTCTGCAAATTCAGTTTCAGCCTTTGTAGGCGGCAACCGATTTGGTGATCGCTTCGCGGGCGGCGTCTGCACCGGCCCAGCCTTCGATCTTGACCCACTTGCCTTTTTCGAGGTCTTTGTAGTTCGCGAAGAAGTGCTCGATCTGCTGGATCAGCAGCGGTGGCAGGTCGGTGTATTCCTTCACGTCGACGTACAGTTGCGACAGTTTGTCGTGTGGCACTGCGATGACTTTGGCATCGCCGCCGCCGTCGTCGGTCATGTTCAGGATGCCGACCGGACGGGCGCGGATGACCGAGCCTGGGGCCACTGGGTATGGGGTCACGACCAGCACGTCGAGGGGGTCGCCGTCGTCGGCCAGGGTGTTGGGGATGTAACCGTAGTTGGCCGGGTAGAACATCGGGGTGGCCATGAAACGGTCAACGAACAGGCAGTCGCTGTCTTTGTCGATTTCGTATTTGATCGGGGCGTGGTTGGCCGGGATTTCGATCGCGACGTAGATGTCGTTCGGCAGGTCTTTGCCAGCCGGAATCTTGCTGTAGCTCATTGGGCGGTGCCCCCGTTAGTTGACCAAATGACTGGTCGGATTGACCAAAAAGTGGCGGCGATTATAGGCATATTCGGCCGCTGTTGCCACGTTGGCAGGGTCTTAGAGACCTTAGTATGACGCCTGATAGACCGGATCTTCGGCTTGAAGTTGCCGCAGCCGGGCCAAAGGATCCTGGCGGTAGAACGCCTGGAGCTGTTCATAGACCTTGGGATAGGCCTGGTGCAGCAGGTCCGGGGCGCTGAAGAAGTATTCGCTGGTGACGGCGAAGAATTCCGCCGGGTTTTCGGCGGCGTAGGGGTCGATGATGGTTTCTGCGTCGGGGTTGTGGTCCAGTTGCCGGTTGAGGTCATCGAAGGCCTGTTGCATGGCGTCGGCCCAATCCTGGACGCGCATGTCGGCGTGCAGCGGCGGCAGGCCGTTGGCGTCGCCGTTGAGCATGTCGAGTTTGTGTGCCAGTTCGTGGATCACCAGGTTGTAGCCGTCCCAACCGCCGCTGGCGAGCACGCCGTCCCAGGCCAGGATGATCGGGCCCTGGGGCCAGGCTTCGCCGCTGTGTTCGCCGTCCCATTCGTGCTCGATGCCGCTGGCGTCGCGGTAGCGCTGGGGGCTGAGGAAGTCGTCGGGGTAGAGGACGATTTCGTGGAAGCCCTGGTACCAGTTCAGTTCGCCGAGGTGCATCAGTGGTAGTTGCGCCTGGGCGGCGAGCAGCAGGCGTTGTTCCTGGTGCAGTTCGACGCCGGGCAGGGCGGTGAGGTGTTTGTCATGCAGGAACAGCACGCAGGCTTCGCGCAGCCACTGGTCCTCGGCGGCGCTGATGCCGTCGAGGAAACTCAACTGATGACGCACGCGCTGCCAGGTTTCCTCGGTGACAGGGTGTTTGGCGAGGGTGCGTTGGCGGCGCCAGTTGCTCAGGGACCACATGGGCGATCAGGCTTTCGAGGCGCGCTGGCTCATTTTGCTGCGCACCAGGCTGATGATCATCGGCAGCAGCGACACCAGGATGATGCCCACCACCAGCAGTGACAGGTTCTGCTTGATGAACGGCACGTTGCCGAAGAAGTAGCCGAGGGTGACCAGGCCGCCGACCCAGAGGACGGTACCGAGGACGCTGAAGCCGAAGAAGCGCAGGTAGTTCATTTTGCCCACGCCGGCGACGAAGGGGGCGAAGGTGCGGATGATCGGCAGGAAGCGCGCCAGGGTCACGGTTTTGCCGCCGTGTTTGTCGTAGAAGTCGTGGGTTTGCTGCAGGTAGTCGCGGCGGAAGATTTTCGAGTCGGGGTTGCTGAACAGTTTTTCGCCGGCGGTGCGGCCGATCAGGTAGTTGGTGCTGTCGCCGAGGATCGCCGCCAGCATCAACAGGCCGGCCAACAGCAGTGGGTCCATGGCACCACCCGCGGCTACGGCGCCGGCGATGAACAGCAGGGAGTCGCCCGGCAGGAAGGGCGTCACCACCAGGCCGGTTTCACAGAAGATCACCAGGAACAGGATGGCGTAGACCCAGGTGCCGTAGTTGGTCACCAGCATGTCGAGGTAGACGTCGAGATGCAGAATGAGGTCGAGGGGGTTGAAATCCATGCAAAACACCTGTGGTGGCGGCCCGACTCGGCAGGCTGGTGGGGCTGGCTTTGAGTATGGCTACAGAGTGTGTAGCTTTTTCTTACAAGCTGGGAAGAGCGGCATTATACGGTGAGGATTGTGAAGCGCGTGTTGAGTTTGTAGCTGGGGATTTCTGAGGGGGGCGGTTGGATGAGGCATCGGCTCGGACCGCTTTTGTGGCGAGGGAGCTTGCTCCCGCTGGAGCGCGAAGCGGTCCCCTAAAGGCTGACTAGGTCAGTCTGGTGTACCGCGTGCTCAGGTTTTGGGTCTGCTGTGCAGCCCAGCGGGGATAAATCCCCTCGCCACAAGGTTTCACCTAGCCACACAGGGTTGGTGGTGTGTCATTGGGATTTGGTTGGCTGGGTTGTGGGTGCTGCGCACCCAAGCGGGAGCAAGCTCCCTCGCCACAAGGGGTGCACTCAGCCACAGAGGTTTCACCCAGCCACCAGGGGGTCAGATCCCGTCGCTGATCGGCAACACGTAGTTCTTGAACTCGGTGTCTTCCTTGAAGCCGATCGATTCGTAGGTTTTCTGCGCCACTTCGTTGTTGCTGCTGGTGGAGACGCGCATGCGTACGGCGTTGGTTTCCTTGGCCATTTTTTTTCGCGGTGCGGATCAGGTTGTCGGCCACCAGTTGGCGGCGAGCGTCTTCGGCGACGTAGATGTCGTTGAGGATCCACACGCGCTTGAGCGACAGCGACGAGAAGCTTGGGTAGAGCTGGCAGAAGCCCAGCAGTTTGTTGTCGTCGTCATCGGGCAAGGCCAGGTAGATCACCGATTCCTTGCGGCGCAGGCGTTTTTCGAGGAAGGCTCGGGACGAGTCCGGGTAGGGCAGTGAGCCGTAGAATTCCCGATACTTGACGAACAATGGGGTCAGCAGGTCCAGGTGTTCCAGGGTCGCTTGGATAATCCGCATGGTAGGTCTCGTCTGCAAGGGTCGACAGATATTCAGACAACAACTTCGCGCTGCCGTGCTTTTGATGCTGCCTGAAAGCGGATCAAAAACGCAACGGATAAACGGATCAGCTTTGGGGCGGCATGAGTAGGAAGTTACCTTTCATATCGGCGGTATTTTCCGAGTCTAGAGTTTGAACCTGGGCTTCGTCCTTCAGATTGACCCCCGAGAGCTGGCGGCGACAGGCCTCGCGCATCAGGTAGATCAGGCGGTGGGCGGCCATGCCGTAGCTCAAGCCTTCGAGGCGGACGTTGGAGATGCAGTTGCGATAGGCATCGGTCAGGCCGACCTTGGGGTTGTAGGTGAAATACAGCCCCAGGCTGTCGGGGGAGCTGAGGCCGGGGCGTTCGCCGATCAGGATCACCGACATTTTTGCGCCGAGCCGCTGGGCTACTTCATCGGCCACCGCGACCCGGCCTTGCTCCACCAGGATCACGGGTGACACCGACCAGCCGTCAGCGGCGATCTGTTCTTCCAATCGTGCGAGGAACGGCAGCGTATGCCGATGCACCGCCAGCGCCGACAAGCCATCAGCGACGACGATGGCCAGGTCCACGCCGCCGGGGTGAGCCGCTGCGTAGTCATCCAGGATTTTTGCAGAGGCCTCGTCGAGCCGTCGGCCCAGGTCCGGGCGTTGCAGGTAGCTATGGCGGTCGGCGGCGGCGCTATGGAGCAGCAGGCTTTCGCGGCCGCGCTCGGCCAGTTGTGCACGAATCCCTTGGTGATCGAACGCCAGGTGCACCGCATCGCGGGCCTGGGCGTGGGCGTATTGGAAGTCCAGTTGCGCCTGGGTCGGCAGGCTGGTGCCGGTGCGACCCAGGGCGATGCGCGCCGGGGTCAGGCGGCGCAGTTCCAGCCAAGGGTTTTGTGGATCGACAGGTTTGTTATCCATCGGCAGCTCACTTATCCCAAATGCGCCAGGGCGTGACGGAACGCCGGTGGCAGGTTGTCGCCGAACCGCACCCGGCCATCGGCCTGGGTGAAGATGCCCATGTTCGCCAGCCAAGTCTCGAATTCCGGCGCCGGCTTCAGGCCCAGGGTCTGGCGGGCGTAGAGGGCGTCGTGGAACGAGGTGGTCTGGTAGTTGAGCATGATGTCGTCGGAGCCGGGGATGCCCATGATGAAGTTGATCCCGGCCACGCCCAGCAGGGTCAGCAGGGTGTCCATGTCGTCCTGGTCGGCTTCGGCGTGGTTGGTGTAGCAGATGTCGCAGCCCATCGGCACGCCCAAGAGCTTGCCGCAGAAGTGGTCTTCGAGGCCGGCGCGGATGATCTGTTTGCCGTTGTACAGGTATTCCGGGCCGATGAAACCTACAACCGTGTTCACCAAAAACGGCTTGAAATGGCGTGCCACGGCGTAGGCTCGGGTTTCGCAGGTCTGTTGATCGACGCCGTGGTGGGCGTTGGCCGACAGCGCGCTGCCCTGGCCGGTTTCGAAGTACATCAGGTTGTTGCCCAAGGTGCCGCGATTCAGGCTGAGCCCGGCGTCGTAGCCTTCCTTCAACACGTTGAGGTTGATGCCGAAACTGGCGTTGGCCGCTTCGGTGCCGGCGATGGACTGGAACACCAGGTCCAGGGGCACGCCACGGTTCGCCGCTTCGATGGAGGTAGTGACGTGGGTCAGCACGCAGCCTTGGGTGGGGATGTCGTAGCGCTGGATGATGGCGTCGAGCATTTCCAGCATCGCGCAGATCGACGCGGTGCTGTCGGTGGCCGGGTTGATGCCGATCATGGCGTCGCCGTTGCCGTAGAGCAGGCCGTCGAGGATGCTCGCCGCGATCCCGGCCGGTTCGTCGGTGGGGTGGTTGGGTTGCAGGCGGGTGGACAGGCGCCCGCGCAGGCCGAGGGTGCCGCGGAACTTGGTCACCACGCGGATTTTCTGTGCCACCAGCACCAGATCCTGCACGCGCATGATCTTCGACACGGCGGCGACCATTTCCGGCGTCAGCCCCGGAGCCAGTGCCCGCAGGCTCTGTTCATCGGCGGCGTCGCTGAGCAGCCAGTCGCGAAAACCGCCGACGGTGAGGTGGCTGACAACGGCGAAGGC harbors:
- a CDS encoding ethanolamine ammonia-lyase subunit EutB; this encodes MAAFAHSVGAQTYRFDSLKELMAKASPARSGDFLAEVAALNDGERVAAQMALADLPLSHFLQEMLIPYEADEVTRLIVDTHDKQAFAVVSHLTVGGFRDWLLSDAADEQSLRALAPGLTPEMVAAVSKIMRVQDLVLVAQKIRVVTKFRGTLGLRGRLSTRLQPNHPTDEPAGIAASILDGLLYGNGDAMIGINPATDSTASICAMLEMLDAIIQRYDIPTQGCVLTHVTTSIEAANRGVPLDLVFQSIAGTEAANASFGINLNVLKEGYDAGLSLNRGTLGNNLMYFETGQGSALSANAHHGVDQQTCETRAYAVARHFKPFLVNTVVGFIGPEYLYNGKQIIRAGLEDHFCGKLLGVPMGCDICYTNHAEADQDDMDTLLTLLGVAGINFIMGIPGSDDIMLNYQTTSFHDALYARQTLGLKPAPEFETWLANMGIFTQADGRVRFGDNLPPAFRHALAHLG
- the eutC gene encoding ethanolamine ammonia-lyase subunit EutC, whose translation is MDNKPVDPQNPWLELRRLTPARIALGRTGTSLPTQAQLDFQYAHAQARDAVHLAFDHQGIRAQLAERGRESLLLHSAAADRHSYLQRPDLGRRLDEASAKILDDYAAAHPGGVDLAIVVADGLSALAVHRHTLPFLARLEEQIAADGWSVSPVILVEQGRVAVADEVAQRLGAKMSVILIGERPGLSSPDSLGLYFTYNPKVGLTDAYRNCISNVRLEGLSYGMAAHRLIYLMREACRRQLSGVNLKDEAQVQTLDSENTADMKGNFLLMPPQS
- a CDS encoding DedA family protein — protein: MDFNPLDLILHLDVYLDMLVTNYGTWVYAILFLVIFCETGLVVTPFLPGDSLLFIAGAVAAGGAMDPLLLAGLLMLAAILGDSTNYLIGRTAGEKLFSNPDSKIFRRDYLQQTHDFYDKHGGKTVTLARFLPIIRTFAPFVAGVGKMNYLRFFGFSVLGTVLWVGGLVTLGYFFGNVPFIKQNLSLLVVGIILVSLLPMIISLVRSKMSQRASKA
- a CDS encoding zinc-dependent peptidase, with translation MWSLSNWRRQRTLAKHPVTEETWQRVRHQLSFLDGISAAEDQWLREACVLFLHDKHLTALPGVELHQEQRLLLAAQAQLPLMHLGELNWYQGFHEIVLYPDDFLSPQRYRDASGIEHEWDGEHSGEAWPQGPIILAWDGVLASGGWDGYNLVIHELAHKLDMLNGDANGLPPLHADMRVQDWADAMQQAFDDLNRQLDHNPDAETIIDPYAAENPAEFFAVTSEYFFSAPDLLHQAYPKVYEQLQAFYRQDPLARLRQLQAEDPVYQASY